Part of the Pseudomonadota bacterium genome is shown below.
TTATAGTTCCCTGGTGCTGTTTCAAAGAATTAAAAGCGGCAATAAACAACCCCAGGCCGGTAGAATCAACCAACCCCACTCCTTCCAGATCAATGACCAGCTCGGCCGGTTTTTCGGCGACGATTTCCTGGAGCTCACGCTGAAAATCCTTGATCACCGGAGTCACCACATCCTGTCCCGGATTTATAAAAAC
Proteins encoded:
- a CDS encoding STAS domain-containing protein; amino-acid sequence: MSTIRKEGDKVFINPGQDVVTPVIKDFQRELQEIVAEKPAELVIDLEGVGLVDSTGLGLFIAAFNSLKQHQGTITIINAKGNVLDVLMMTHLNRIFNIVTDEE